tatcaTGTGTTTGTGTCCATGAACTTCTGTATCCTGTTATGTGCATGGCGATGCTGTTGTAATGTATGTTTAGTTTTTCTGTTATTTACAGTATACTCTGTAGATGTATTTCTGCGTATTTAATCTGATACAGTATTGTACATGGGGTTACACATATTTTTGTATGGTATTTTAAGGACCATCAAAGCAAGAGATTGTTGACCATCAAAAGGCCATGAGGATCTCCCCTCTCCTGCAGTGTGTAAGTGGGGGAAAAAGTGTTGATTCAAACACAGTGTTTCACTCTAGCAATACCAACAGCTCAAATGGTTGTGATTCATACTGAAATGACTTGAAATGAACAGTTTACTTCTTTACTTTGCACTAAAAGAAACAAGACATGAAAAGTTAAAACTATTAACAGAGAGCCTCTTTATGTTTCAGGTGTTCAGGGTCACAACCACTGGTGGGTGACTTACACCAAGAGGAGAATCTGTGTCTTGAAGGGCTCCACAGTGAACATATCCTCCTCTTACACTCATCCCACTAGTTATATAGAACAAGGTTCATTCTGGTTTACACAGAAACACCTTGTAGATCTCAGGTCATATCCAGAGTCTGCAGGTCGTGTGGAGTACAATAGGAACCACCACACCATGACAATAACAGACCTGACAGAGAAGGACTCGGCTGAATACAAATTCAGATTAATAACAACAGATGAGGGGAGATTTTCTGGCATTCCTGGTGTGATGTTGACTGTCACAGGTAATACTACACCTACAGTTGTTACTGTAATAGGACAAGTCTAATCACATGACAAGCCAGTCTGGAGTCAAATATGACTGATGTTTCCTCTTAGATATCCTGTTGGAGATGGATCCTACGTCTGTGTCAGAGGGGGAGACAGTCACACTGAGATGTAGAACCCAATGTACAGTCGGTCTcaaccccacctacatctggAACAAGAACGGACAATGTCTAACCAACACAATCACCAGTTATAACAGCCTGATCCTAGACCCAGTCACCAGTTATAACAGCATGATCCTAGACCCAGTCACCAGTTATAACAGCCTGATCCTAGACCCAGTCAGCAGTTATAACAGCCTGATCCTAGACCCAGTCACCAGTTATAACAGCCTGATCCTAGACCCAGTCAGCAGTGAGGATGCAGGGAACTATTCCTGTGCTGTAGAAGGCTTAGAGAGAATCCTCTCTCCAGAAGAGACTCTCACTGTCAGATGTGAGTACATGGGGTGTTGATATATCTACAGTGAAAGTCATTGATATCATCTCTCTAATACATGGTTCTAcatgtcagtgtaatatactaatctctactaatttacatcatctctgtaataCATGGTTCTACATGTCATTGTAATATACTAATCTCTACTaatttacatcatctctgtaataCATGGTTCTACATGTCATTGTAATATACTAATCTCTACTaatttacatcatctctgtaatacatggttctacagtcagtgtaatatactagtctatactaatttacatcatctctgtaatacatggttctacatgtcagtgtaatatactaatctATACTAATGTACATCATCTCTTGCTTCCTTACATGGTATATGAGTTCTTATTTGTTCTGTCATCTTCAACACCAGGTGGCCCAAAGAACACCTCAGtatcagtcagtccctctggtgaaatagtggagggcagttcagtgactctgacctgcagcagtgatgccaacccacctgtggacaaatacacctggtacaagaagaacgtaacctcaccaaaagcatcaggacagagttacagcatcactaacatcatctctgaggacagaggagaatattACTGTGAAGCTGAAAATAAATATGGACGTCTCAACTCTTCTTCTGTGTTTGTGGACGTTCAGTGTCAGTTCACCTAATCTTCATCTATTCATTGATAATCACACAAgtcaacaacaataaataatagTTAGCAATGTTACACACTTATCATACCATATGACATAGTATTAGTAATATTACACACTTATCATACCATATGACATAGTATTAGTAATATTACACACTTATCATACCATATGACATAGTATTAGTAGGCCTGTATATAAatcattgttttattttcttCTTCCCTGGTTTCTTCTATGTTAAATCTCCACCTTGCATTTAAAATCTCAAGATACTACAACATTGTTTCTCTGGGTTCCTGTGATGGGGCTGCCCTGACTGTTGGAGCTCTTCTTGTCACCATCTACTGCTATATGAAGAGGTGAGCCAGCCATTTACATGGACTCTATTAGTAACACATCAACTTCCACTAGAGTCAGTAGAGAGCAGAACTCACTCTGTCCCTCATTACAGGAGACACACAGGAGGAAGTGAtgacacagcagacagacaggtaatatTGTCAACAACCAAAGCTATTTCAATCCCAATGCCACAGACATAGACAGTAAGTGAATGgatttgtgtttctctctctctctctctctttctttctctctctccctctgtctctctctctctctctccctctcccccccctccccccagagtGTCCATCCTGACCCCAACAGTGACATGTACACATATCTGAACATGATGACCAGGTCACCAGAGTATGACACCCTGGCAGTAAGTCTCTTATAAtgcagtctgtgtgtctgtgtacataaACGTGTTAGAGGGAGGGGTTTGTAAAGTTCTCATTCAATGTGTCTCCTTTCAGAATGTGAGGGACTTCGCAGTGACACAGCCCTCAGATACATGCTGAGCCCTCCGATTATGAGAAAttaagagaaccaccacagaacctggacagaagagaaccaccacagagcctggactgaagagaaccaccacagaacctggactgaagagaaccaccacagaacctggactgaagagaaccaccacagaacctggactgaagagcaACAACATCAAACCAAAGCTAGGCCTCATAATGTTATTCTCTTTCTATGATGTTGCTTTTTAATCTAGAAGGTTTGAGAAAATGAGCTTTAACTTttgagttgagtatctggagcatcagcatttgtgggttaatttacaggctcaaaatgtcaaCTTATCTGTTTACTGTCTGTAGATTGTAACTGCTTATCTTTTTTATGGGATTTTGCCAATTCTAGATTTTTATAACATATAAAGTTATGTCTTGTCTTAGTGACACAAAAATGAATTATATTGACAAGAGCGTTTAAATATTTGTATCTCTGGAGTTGTTCCTGATgtgttaaaatatattttactttGTATTGCTGTCAGTCATTACTGgtcattttatattttatattatgtaATACCATATTGTTCAGTGTCATGATATTCCTTGTTTCATTATCAAATTATTCATTATTATGTATTTTAGATACATTGAATACAGAATAAGCATCATGTTGTAAATAAGCTCAAAGGTAGACAATAAAAAGACAACAAATAAATGGATTATTTTGTTAATTTACATTGAATCATAACTACATTCATTCAGCTTGTTTCTTGTATTTCTGCCCATTGGACACATGAGGGGGCCATTGAACCACATAACTATGAGTGGCtagggggcacacacacacacacacagacacacacacacacacacacacacacacacacacacacacacacacacacacacacacacacacacacacacacacacacacacacacacacacacacacacacacacacactcatatacatacacacatgtcTAGATCTTGCCAGATTCTTTCCCAGTAGTTCAGACATTGTTTGGGTGTGTTCTTGTTACTTGTggatgcctgtgtgtgtatgtgtgtggtaggGGTATGTTGCTCCCTAGACAATTGAAGGAGCTATCAAATTTAAGTTGTCAAACAGATTTTCTAGGTGGCAAAAGATCTGGACTATTTCTACTTTGATTTCATTTCTTGTATTTCTTTGAGAATGGTTTGTCCTCCTAATGGTGTCTGGAGGTCTACCCCTCTGCCCTATCAGATGCTCAGAAGTCCATCCAGCTCGCCCCTGATTGGCCAAAGGGATACTTCCTCAAGGGGAGTGCACTGATGGAGTTAAAGGTCAGTGTCTGAGCTCTCTACTGTGAAAATGGAAATtgctgtatgtgcgtgtgtgtgtgtgtgtgtgtctgtcggtgaaATCTGACTCTCAATCTCTTCGCCCTCTCCCCACTTAtcttatctcccctctctctcccatcccctctctctccctcccctctaccccccccactcctcccatccctcccctctacctcccccactcctcccatccctcccctctacctcccccactccttccatccctcccctctacctcccccactcctcccatccctccccttttctctttcCAGCTGTATGGTGAGGCAGAAAGGGCCATGGATCAGGTGATAAAGCTGGATCAGGACTGAGATGAGTCCTCCACTGAGGTCTTCAACTGCAAGGTCCTGAAGCTCATGATGAGGGGAGACAGGGGTCAGGCTCCGGCCTAATGGAGTTGGTGGTGGTAGAGTTGGATAACTCAATGTGTCCGAAGTTGAGGTTTggttttctgtctctcctccctctcagaaCTCCAGTGGTGGacatctcctcccctcaggactccagtggtggacctctcctcccctcccctcaggactccagtggtggacctctcctctcctcccctcccctcaggactctaGTGGTGGacatctcctcccctcaggactccagtggtggacctctcctcccctcaggactctaCTGGATGAGTATGTTTAAGTCTGGTTATCATACCTGGGTTGTTAGTGCGACTCTAGACCATGCTAGCTCACTGAGCTAAAGTCTAGGCATTAGCCCTGAGAGCTAAAATTAATCTCCAGGTCTCAGACAAGGTTATCTCATTATTACAGACCAGTTTGGTTCACTGAGACCAACTCCACTCTGTTGTTTGGTTATTCCACATCTAAATTATGCATGATTTAATATGAGTATACATACCTATGTTTATAGATCCTATAGACAGTCCCAAATAGAACCATattcctatatagtacactactttcaaCCGGAGCCCTATGGGCCATTTAGAACCGTAATGTGTTGTTATAAGGTTGCTTTAATGGATTTATTCTGACCATggtccttccctccctctactctCATCCTCTggtccccctgtccctctctctgggtgGGGAACGTCACCATGGACCTCACTGAGAAACACATATTGGACCTTTTCAAAACGTATGACCATCATGCCCCATTTCTATCTGTTTTAGTTCTGTATCTGCATCTCTAACTACATGTTAGttaacagacgctcttatccagagagacttacaggagaaagtagggttaagtgccttgctcaagtgcagttttttcacctagttggctcaggtatttgaaccagcaacctttctgttactggcccaacactcataaccactagtctacctgcataTCCACTGCTTGGTTTCTCTTGCTGTGAGTTTCTTTGTTTCTGACATGGTGTGATAATCATCAAGAAACATAACATTAACACTTTAAATGGTTCACTCAAAATGGCCGCCGGTCCCCCATTCTAATACTATTACATTTATCTCTGTCTGCTGAGTTGGAATGAGAATCATCATTATTGTACATTCTAATACTATTACATTTATCTCTGTCTGCTGAGTTGGAATGAGAATCATCAATATTGTACATTCTAATACTATTACATTTATCTCTGTCTGCTGAGTTGGAATGAGAATCATCATTATTGTACATTCTAATACTATTACATTTATCTCTGTCTGCTGAGTTGGAATGAGAATCTTCATTATTGTACATTCTAATTCAATGTCCTTTACTGTAGGTGTGGGGAGAT
The window above is part of the Oncorhynchus kisutch isolate 150728-3 unplaced genomic scaffold, Okis_V2 scaffold4004, whole genome shotgun sequence genome. Proteins encoded here:
- the LOC109878234 gene encoding lachesin-like translates to MTITDLTEKDSAEYKFRLITTDEGRFSGIPGVMLTVTDILLEMDPTSVSEGETVTLRCRTQCTVGLNPTYIWNKNGQCLTNTITSYNSLILDPVTSYNSMILDPVTSYNSLILDPVSSYNSLILDPVTSYNSLILDPVSSEDAGNYSCAVEGLERILSPEETLTVRCGPKNTSVSVSPSGEIVEGSSVTLTCSSDANPPVDKYTWYKKNVTSPKASGQSYSITNIISEDRGEYYCEAENKYGRLNSSSVFVDVQYTTTLFLWVPVMGLP